In Anabaena sphaerica FACHB-251, a genomic segment contains:
- a CDS encoding GNAT family N-acetyltransferase, whose protein sequence is MNSLLPRNLSLVIRPVQYRDLDGIERLTQDSFADLSPKSSFFTMQWLRHWFGLLKFLSWFPNPLQYRFCGFVAEQGRTLLGMIQVSPFNRTRSTWRIDRVMLDRTADKQGVGSQMLRHCFESILEARTWLLEVNVNDIEALALYRQNGFQRLAEMTYWEISPELLLELAQAEPDLPNLLPVSNADAPLLYQLDTASMPPLVRQVFDRHTHDFKTSLFGVLSDAVKQWVTKTEVVSGYVFEPQRKAAIGYFQVQLERKGENPHIATLTVHPAYTWLYPELLSQLARIAQDFPQQGLQLASSDYQPEREEYLERIGAKRIEHTLIMSRSVWHKIRESKLVSLEGIQWTEVLQGLQPARKPIPGGMSWVPKQQPKSDRAVPSKSEIVAFGSQKFHNNIDISRQSQQPEAQQENN, encoded by the coding sequence ATGAATTCACTACTTCCTCGAAATCTCAGCCTCGTAATTCGTCCCGTCCAATATCGGGATCTGGACGGTATTGAACGCCTAACACAAGATTCATTCGCAGACCTCTCTCCTAAGAGCAGCTTTTTTACCATGCAATGGCTGCGTCACTGGTTTGGGTTGCTCAAGTTTTTGAGTTGGTTTCCCAACCCATTACAGTATCGCTTCTGTGGATTTGTAGCAGAGCAAGGGCGGACGCTGCTGGGCATGATTCAAGTGTCACCATTTAACCGTACCCGCAGCACTTGGCGAATTGACAGAGTGATGCTAGACCGTACTGCTGATAAGCAAGGTGTAGGCTCACAGATGCTTCGTCATTGCTTTGAATCAATTTTAGAAGCTCGTACCTGGCTACTAGAAGTTAATGTCAATGACATTGAAGCCCTAGCACTTTATCGGCAAAATGGATTTCAGCGGTTGGCAGAAATGACATACTGGGAAATTAGCCCAGAGTTACTGCTGGAATTAGCACAAGCAGAACCAGATTTACCCAACCTGTTACCAGTCAGTAATGCCGATGCACCATTGCTATATCAACTAGATACAGCATCGATGCCGCCTTTAGTACGTCAGGTTTTTGACCGCCACACCCATGATTTCAAAACCAGTTTATTCGGCGTTCTCTCGGATGCTGTCAAGCAATGGGTGACTAAAACCGAAGTTGTCAGCGGCTACGTGTTTGAACCCCAGCGTAAAGCAGCTATTGGCTATTTTCAGGTACAACTGGAACGCAAAGGGGAAAATCCCCATATAGCAACTCTGACGGTACACCCGGCTTATACTTGGTTGTATCCAGAATTATTGTCTCAACTAGCCCGCATTGCCCAAGATTTTCCTCAACAAGGCTTACAATTAGCTTCTTCAGATTATCAGCCAGAACGCGAAGAATATTTAGAAAGAATTGGTGCCAAGCGCATTGAACATACCCTGATTATGTCGCGCTCAGTTTGGCATAAAATCCGGGAATCGAAGCTGGTTTCCTTGGAAGGAATTCAGTGGACAGAAGTGCTGCAAGGACTACAACCAGCACGTAAACCCATACCAGGTGGAATGTCATGGGTTCCCAAACAACAGCCCAAGTCAGACCGAGCAGTACCCAGCAAGTCCGAAATTGTTGCTTTTGGCAGTCAAAAATTTCATAATAATATAGATATATCTCGCCAATCTCAACAACCAGAGGCACAGCAGGAGAATAATTAG
- a CDS encoding YqeG family HAD IIIA-type phosphatase, translating to MTWNNLLQPDLILEGSILNLTPDIIQQYGLKGLVLDVDETLVPITASTASPEMQKWVAETRCCAALWLVSNNLSETRIGSIASSLNLPYYLGAAKPSRRKLRAALQGMNLPVHQVGMVGDRLFTDVIAGNRLGMFTILVEPIVHADTVLRSHPIRNFEVWVSEILGASITPKHTKIHKD from the coding sequence ATGACTTGGAACAATCTCTTACAGCCTGACTTGATTTTAGAAGGTTCAATTTTGAACCTGACACCAGATATCATTCAACAATATGGACTCAAAGGGCTGGTATTGGATGTAGATGAAACCTTAGTACCAATTACTGCCAGTACAGCTTCCCCAGAAATGCAAAAGTGGGTAGCAGAAACGCGTTGCTGTGCTGCACTGTGGTTAGTTAGCAACAACTTAAGTGAAACCCGAATTGGTAGTATTGCCAGTTCTTTGAATCTCCCTTACTATCTCGGTGCGGCTAAACCCTCACGGCGCAAACTTAGGGCAGCACTGCAAGGTATGAATTTACCTGTACATCAAGTGGGTATGGTAGGCGATCGCTTGTTTACTGATGTTATAGCAGGTAATCGCTTAGGAATGTTTACTATTTTAGTTGAACCAATTGTTCATGCTGATACTGTTCTCCGTTCTCATCCCATCCGCAACTTTGAAGTTTGGGTATCAGAAATACTCGGCGCTTCTATCACTCCCAAGCACACAAAAATTCACAAAGATTGA
- a CDS encoding DUF3727 domain-containing protein, whose protein sequence is MYYSEFSEEHDPADAAVITLTDDQGRSLECYIEHSLSVEGQEYVLLLPVDSPIEIFAWEGDGEEEEAILVEDDATIDKIFSTAQAVLSEQNLIVKNTAYALTVAGELPPVEESEIFTLEIEDEEADLEPEQLQLLTSFYHDEQEYAIYTPLDPLLFFARMTKTGNPKLLSPEEFRQVQPLLEEHLFNQVE, encoded by the coding sequence ATGTATTACTCTGAATTTTCTGAAGAACATGATCCTGCTGACGCTGCTGTTATTACTTTGACAGATGACCAGGGGCGATCGCTCGAATGTTATATTGAACATTCCCTATCAGTAGAGGGGCAAGAATATGTTTTACTTCTACCTGTTGACTCCCCAATAGAGATTTTTGCTTGGGAAGGTGATGGCGAAGAAGAAGAAGCAATTTTAGTGGAAGACGATGCCACAATTGACAAAATTTTTAGCACCGCTCAAGCTGTTCTCTCTGAGCAAAATCTGATTGTTAAAAATACCGCTTATGCTTTGACAGTAGCTGGTGAGTTACCACCAGTAGAAGAATCAGAAATCTTCACCTTAGAAATCGAAGATGAAGAAGCAGATTTAGAACCAGAACAACTCCAGCTACTTACTAGCTTCTATCATGATGAGCAAGAATACGCCATTTATACACCCCTTGATCCGTTGCTATTTTTTGCCCGCATGACCAAGACAGGTAATCCTAAATTGCTCTCTCCCGAAGAGTTCCGCCAAGTTCAACCGCTTTTAGAAGAACATCTCTTTAATCAAGTTGAATAA
- a CDS encoding DUF29 domain-containing protein — MVSIPKTAIRLYDTDFLAWTQQTAELIRAGKWDRVDWEAVVEEIESLGRSDKRELKSRLEVLLQHLLKWQYQPSLRSGSWQNTITEQRNRIEDLFQDSPSLNPYLEEVLAECYRRGKKLASNETGISQNTFPADLPYTVTQILDMEFLP; from the coding sequence ATGGTTTCTATTCCCAAGACAGCAATCCGGTTGTATGATACTGATTTTCTAGCATGGACACAGCAAACGGCTGAGTTAATCCGCGCCGGAAAATGGGATAGGGTAGATTGGGAAGCGGTTGTTGAGGAGATCGAAAGCTTGGGAAGGTCAGATAAACGAGAGTTGAAAAGCCGATTGGAGGTATTGTTACAGCATTTGCTAAAATGGCAATATCAGCCGAGCTTGCGAAGTGGCTCTTGGCAAAATACAATTACAGAACAACGCAACCGCATTGAAGATTTATTCCAAGATAGTCCTAGTCTTAATCCTTATTTAGAAGAAGTCTTAGCTGAGTGTTACCGCAGAGGCAAAAAACTAGCAAGTAACGAAACAGGAATTTCTCAAAATACCTTTCCAGCAGATTTACCTTACACTGTGACTCAAATTCTGGATATGGAATTTTTACCATAA
- a CDS encoding Uma2 family endonuclease — MTQALETSIVLPEEEQRFYRRGVSWERFQAIQKGFEHLPGVRLFYCEGVLEIVGVGKAHELISGLIAGLLIIYFEIKEIEFFPSGSYSQIIPGVVEYQADLSYCLGTDKNRPDLCIEVVITSGSPIKLQKYKLMEVPEVWFWEDGTLEVYCLREQEYEKVSNSELLPELDLSLLNRCLLLSSPLEAIREFRQGI; from the coding sequence ATGACTCAAGCCTTAGAAACTTCTATTGTTTTACCGGAAGAGGAACAACGTTTTTATCGTCGGGGAGTGAGTTGGGAAAGATTTCAAGCAATTCAAAAGGGTTTTGAGCATTTACCAGGGGTGCGTTTATTTTATTGTGAGGGAGTTTTAGAAATTGTGGGTGTCGGTAAAGCGCATGAGTTGATTAGTGGTTTGATTGCTGGACTGCTAATCATCTACTTTGAAATTAAGGAAATTGAATTTTTCCCCAGTGGTAGTTATTCTCAGATAATTCCTGGTGTAGTTGAGTATCAAGCAGATTTATCTTATTGTTTGGGAACAGATAAAAATAGACCAGATTTATGTATTGAGGTGGTTATTACTAGCGGTAGTCCCATCAAATTACAGAAATACAAATTAATGGAAGTTCCCGAAGTTTGGTTTTGGGAAGATGGCACACTTGAGGTTTATTGCTTGCGAGAACAAGAATATGAGAAAGTTAGTAATAGTGAATTATTACCAGAATTAGATTTATCTTTGTTGAATCGTTGTTTGTTGTTATCTTCACCCTTGGAAGCGATTAGAGAATTTCGTCAGGGGATATGA
- the lysS gene encoding lysine--tRNA ligase, which produces MFWADKIAADAQGYQVVNDSKTPSGRVHVGSLRGVVIHDVIYRALKHAGKPVKFLYGVDDYDALDTVPKYLDQEKFSPYLGFPLCNVPSPGEGASDYAKYFIGEFFEVFEYLGIKPETYFLRDLYRSGKLNSHIDTFLKNAHLVREAYKEVSKADRPNNWYPFQVICENCGKIATTVTTDYNGSEVFYTCNPDATDYTKGCGHSGWVSPFDGNGKLPWKVEWVAKWDVVGVTIEMAGKDHSQKGGSRDVANAICRKVLNKQPPFHSPYEFILVNGTKMSSSKGVGSSAEEIAALLPPELLRFLMLRTQPRTVINFAPNYETVTRLFRDYDILINKYPQASELTEELMPLFYAQLGDEIKPFQPFDFSTLISLLQVPRLNIQDEVVQRSQQPLTEYDQFIVNQRIASAQKWLQDYADEEEKLVLYLEQVPEKANDLNEEQVAYLQKLAENLQNISNWDAEELQTLIFSTTKELGIQQAIAFKALYLSFLNKERGPKAGGLFSYLEKSFVISRLQDVVALNQSQEKAEV; this is translated from the coding sequence ATGTTTTGGGCTGATAAAATCGCTGCTGATGCACAAGGCTACCAGGTAGTTAATGATTCTAAGACTCCATCAGGTAGAGTCCACGTCGGGTCATTGCGGGGTGTGGTTATCCATGACGTTATTTACCGTGCCTTGAAACACGCAGGTAAGCCCGTGAAATTCTTGTACGGTGTGGATGACTATGACGCGCTGGATACAGTTCCCAAATACCTAGACCAAGAAAAATTTTCTCCTTATTTGGGTTTTCCTTTGTGTAACGTTCCTTCACCTGGAGAAGGTGCAAGTGATTACGCTAAATATTTCATTGGCGAATTTTTTGAAGTTTTTGAGTATTTAGGAATTAAACCAGAAACTTATTTTTTACGTGATTTATATCGTTCTGGAAAACTAAATTCCCATATCGACACTTTTTTAAAAAATGCTCACCTAGTCCGAGAAGCATATAAAGAAGTAAGTAAAGCAGACCGCCCCAATAACTGGTATCCTTTTCAAGTTATTTGTGAAAATTGCGGCAAAATCGCCACAACTGTAACTACAGACTATAACGGTTCAGAAGTTTTTTACACTTGTAATCCAGATGCAACTGACTATACAAAAGGTTGTGGTCATTCTGGTTGGGTTTCTCCTTTTGATGGTAATGGTAAATTACCTTGGAAAGTGGAATGGGTTGCGAAGTGGGATGTCGTAGGTGTAACTATCGAAATGGCAGGTAAAGACCACTCTCAAAAAGGTGGTTCTAGAGATGTGGCTAATGCTATTTGTCGCAAGGTTTTAAATAAGCAACCTCCTTTTCATTCACCGTATGAATTTATTCTCGTTAATGGTACGAAGATGAGTTCTTCTAAGGGTGTGGGTTCTAGTGCAGAAGAAATTGCTGCTTTACTTCCTCCTGAGTTATTACGCTTTTTGATGTTAAGAACTCAGCCGAGAACAGTAATTAATTTTGCACCCAATTATGAAACCGTCACTCGTTTATTCAGAGACTACGATATTTTAATTAACAAATATCCCCAAGCTTCTGAATTAACTGAAGAACTAATGCCGTTATTTTACGCGCAATTAGGTGATGAAATTAAACCTTTCCAACCTTTTGATTTTAGTACGCTGATTTCTTTGTTACAAGTTCCGCGTTTAAATATTCAAGATGAGGTTGTACAACGCAGTCAACAGCCTTTAACTGAGTATGATCAATTCATTGTCAATCAAAGAATTGCTTCGGCTCAAAAGTGGTTGCAAGACTACGCAGATGAGGAAGAAAAGTTAGTTCTTTATTTAGAACAAGTTCCAGAAAAAGCAAATGATTTGAATGAGGAACAAGTTGCTTATTTGCAGAAATTAGCAGAGAATTTGCAGAATATTTCTAACTGGGATGCTGAGGAATTGCAAACTTTGATTTTCTCAACTACTAAGGAGTTAGGTATTCAACAAGCAATTGCTTTTAAGGCTTTGTATCTATCGTTTTTAAATAAAGAACGAGGTCCAAAAGCCGGCGGTTTGTTTTCTTATTTAGAGAAGTCTTTTGTGATTTCCAGGTTGCAGGATGTTGTTGCTTTGAATCAGTCTCAGGAAAAAGCGGAAGTTTAA
- a CDS encoding MBL fold metallo-hydrolase, with amino-acid sequence MAKLSLRRPQNVNGDFYVDTTCIDCDTCRWMASEVFSRSGEQSAVYHQPTNDTERLAALQALLSCPTCSIGTIETPKDIQCVQQTLPILINANIYHCGYHSEKSFAATSYLIQLPEGNILVDSPRFTSPLVKRLEEMGGISYMFLSHKDDIADHQKFAEHFHCQRILHIDDIAPDTRNIEIQLTSSEPFQLTPDLLIIPVPGHTKGHTVLLYKNKFLFTGDHLAWSEDFQQLVAFRDFCWYSWSEQIKSMRKLANYSFEWVLPGHGRRFHADTEIMQQQMHRCIDFMEAFHAKALTTSQ; translated from the coding sequence ATGGCTAAATTAAGTTTGCGTCGTCCCCAAAATGTCAACGGCGATTTTTACGTTGATACCACTTGTATTGATTGTGATACTTGTCGTTGGATGGCTTCTGAAGTATTTTCTCGTAGTGGTGAACAATCAGCAGTTTATCATCAACCAACAAATGATACCGAAAGATTAGCAGCACTACAAGCACTTTTATCTTGTCCTACTTGTTCTATTGGTACAATAGAAACACCAAAAGATATTCAATGTGTGCAACAAACATTGCCAATTTTAATAAATGCAAATATTTACCATTGTGGCTATCATTCAGAAAAATCTTTTGCTGCTACTTCTTATTTAATTCAACTGCCAGAAGGTAACATTTTAGTAGATTCTCCCCGCTTTACTTCACCTTTAGTTAAGCGTCTAGAAGAGATGGGAGGAATTAGTTATATGTTCCTATCTCACAAAGACGATATTGCAGATCATCAAAAATTTGCCGAACATTTTCACTGTCAACGTATTTTGCATATTGATGATATTGCTCCAGATACACGCAATATAGAAATACAGTTGACAAGTTCAGAACCATTTCAACTCACACCAGATTTATTAATCATCCCTGTTCCCGGTCACACCAAAGGACATACAGTTTTACTCTATAAAAATAAATTTCTGTTTACAGGAGATCATCTTGCTTGGTCAGAAGATTTTCAGCAGTTAGTGGCTTTTCGTGATTTCTGTTGGTATTCCTGGTCAGAACAGATTAAATCTATGCGTAAATTGGCCAATTACTCCTTTGAGTGGGTGCTACCAGGTCATGGACGACGGTTTCATGCTGACACTGAGATTATGCAACAACAGATGCACAGGTGTATTGATTTTATGGAAGCTTTTCACGCTAAAGCACTAACTACAAGCCAATAG
- a CDS encoding sensor histidine kinase gives MIYLIKKKFKPIFLYLGYLTNNWNIAKKISYGYTVILSIAAIGTVSGLLIANYYEETAQKQLFLSYQQQLLVKDLKNSVITVRMYPQRLVNVLENYVLLDFEKNKFSNDINQVNQKLSQLETFIKENPDALAVNDQDFNILIQKYKDTTQLYTETVKTFWRYIEVNNLQQSQTNNSSQSILLILLNEQEYLKLNIKFEELSNDLNLIIGSADTQRYQANVSFDQAKKLRIRIIAISIVLSSLIAAALAFFTTKLITRPLQAVTNTARKITQESNFQLRANVNTNDEVGTLATSLNRLVEWVGDYTRQLEFARKTLEQRVDERTQELQQAQRTLEQRVKERTQELQQALQNLKNTQAQLIQTEKMSSLGEMVAGIAHEINNPVNFIYGNIQCAENYLHDLIGLLNLYQEQYPDENSIIENKIAEIDLEFLTEDLSKMLSSMKVGSQRIREIVLSLRNFSRLDEAEMKDVDIHEGIDNTLLILNHRLNQEIKVIKKYANLPLIDCYPAQLNQVFMNIISNAIDELIECKEQGSKQIVIETLRVDDKYIKVGIKDNGPGILPEIINKLFDPFFTTKPVGKGTGLGLSICYQIIEKHQGKIEVISEVTQGTEFVITLPIKQLDS, from the coding sequence ATGATATATCTTATTAAGAAAAAGTTCAAACCTATTTTCCTGTATCTTGGCTACTTAACCAATAACTGGAATATAGCCAAAAAAATCAGTTATGGTTACACAGTTATACTTAGCATTGCCGCTATAGGTACAGTAAGTGGTTTGCTGATTGCCAATTACTATGAAGAAACCGCTCAGAAGCAATTATTCTTATCTTATCAGCAACAATTACTTGTAAAAGATTTAAAGAATTCAGTAATAACAGTAAGGATGTATCCACAAAGATTAGTTAATGTTCTAGAAAATTACGTTTTATTAGATTTTGAAAAAAATAAATTTTCAAATGATATTAATCAAGTAAATCAGAAATTATCTCAACTAGAAACCTTTATCAAAGAGAATCCTGATGCTTTAGCAGTAAATGATCAAGATTTCAATATCTTGATACAAAAATATAAAGACACTACGCAGTTATATACTGAAACTGTCAAAACTTTTTGGCGATACATAGAAGTAAATAACTTGCAACAATCTCAAACGAATAATTCTTCCCAGTCAATTCTGCTAATTTTGCTCAATGAACAAGAATATCTGAAGCTCAATATAAAATTTGAGGAACTCTCGAATGATCTAAATCTAATTATCGGCAGTGCTGACACTCAAAGATATCAGGCAAATGTTAGCTTTGATCAAGCCAAAAAACTGAGAATCAGAATTATTGCTATTAGTATAGTCTTGTCATCTTTAATAGCAGCAGCCCTCGCATTTTTTACTACTAAATTAATTACCCGTCCTCTACAAGCAGTTACTAATACCGCTAGAAAAATCACCCAAGAATCAAACTTTCAACTTAGAGCTAATGTTAACACCAATGACGAAGTAGGGACATTAGCAACATCCCTAAATCGATTGGTTGAATGGGTAGGAGATTATACCCGACAATTAGAGTTTGCTCGCAAAACTTTAGAACAAAGGGTAGATGAAAGAACTCAGGAACTGCAACAAGCACAACGAACTTTAGAACAAAGGGTAAAAGAAAGAACTCAAGAACTGCAACAAGCACTGCAAAATTTAAAAAATACCCAAGCACAACTAATTCAAACAGAAAAGATGTCTTCTCTTGGGGAAATGGTAGCAGGTATAGCTCATGAAATTAATAATCCTGTTAACTTTATTTATGGTAATATTCAATGTGCAGAAAATTATCTGCACGATTTAATTGGTTTATTAAATTTGTATCAAGAACAATACCCTGATGAAAATTCGATAATTGAAAATAAAATTGCAGAAATTGATTTAGAATTCCTCACTGAAGATTTGTCGAAAATGTTATCATCTATGAAAGTAGGTTCTCAACGGATTCGGGAAATTGTGCTGTCATTGCGGAATTTTTCCCGATTAGATGAAGCCGAAATGAAGGATGTAGATATTCATGAAGGTATTGATAATACTTTATTGATTTTAAATCATCGACTGAATCAAGAAATTAAAGTTATTAAAAAATATGCAAATTTGCCTTTAATTGATTGTTATCCTGCCCAACTTAATCAGGTATTTATGAATATTATTAGTAATGCCATAGATGAACTGATAGAATGTAAAGAGCAAGGTAGTAAACAAATAGTTATAGAAACATTAAGAGTTGATGATAAATATATTAAAGTAGGAATTAAAGATAATGGTCCAGGAATTTTACCCGAAATTATCAATAAGCTATTTGACCCTTTTTTCACGACTAAGCCAGTAGGTAAAGGTACTGGCTTAGGTTTGAGTATTTGTTATCAAATAATTGAGAAGCACCAAGGTAAAATAGAAGTGATTTCGGAAGTTACACAAGGAACGGAATTTGTAATTACTTTGCCAATCAAACAACTAGATTCTTAG
- the ruvX gene encoding Holliday junction resolvase RuvX, producing MIPQQQSKSFISALGLDVGSKRIGVSGCDGTGLIATGLTTIDRKSFQEDVEQIQQILNERQVQVLVVGLPYSMDGSLGFQARHVQKFANRLAKAVKLPVEYVDERLTSFQAEQLLIAENRSPSRHKGLIDRKAAALILQRWLDNKRSTSNRAVEFVED from the coding sequence GTGATACCTCAGCAGCAATCAAAATCCTTTATATCAGCCTTGGGGTTAGATGTCGGTAGTAAGCGTATTGGTGTGTCTGGGTGCGATGGGACTGGTTTGATTGCCACTGGTCTCACCACAATTGATCGCAAATCCTTTCAAGAGGATGTTGAGCAAATACAACAAATTTTGAATGAGCGCCAAGTGCAAGTTCTGGTTGTTGGTCTGCCATATTCCATGGATGGTTCGTTGGGGTTTCAGGCTCGTCACGTCCAAAAATTTGCAAATAGATTAGCTAAAGCTGTGAAATTGCCTGTGGAATATGTGGATGAGCGATTAACTTCTTTTCAAGCTGAACAACTGCTGATTGCAGAAAATCGCTCTCCATCACGTCACAAAGGCTTGATTGACCGTAAAGCAGCAGCTTTAATTTTGCAACGGTGGCTGGATAACAAACGCAGCACATCAAATAGAGCAGTAGAATTTGTTGAGGATTGA
- a CDS encoding 4-hydroxybenzoate solanesyltransferase gives MLKIPLSNQEPLWLVIIRLLRWHKPEGRLILMIPALWAVFLAAAGKPPLPLVGVIILGTLATSAAGCVVNDLWDRDIDPQVERTRDRPLASRALSLKVGIVVGIVALACAAVLAFYLNPLSFWLSVAAVPVILLYPGAKRVFPVPQLVLSIAWGFAVLISWSAVTQNISAPTWSLWGATVLWTLGFDTIYAMSDREDDQRIGVNSSAIFFGKYAPTAIGIFFAGTIILLATEGILINLNAFFWISLIIAAFGWVWQFIRLRNPELPNSAYGEMFRQNVWIGFFILAGIIIGSF, from the coding sequence ATGCTAAAAATACCCCTAAGCAACCAAGAACCATTATGGCTGGTCATTATTCGGCTGTTACGGTGGCATAAACCAGAAGGCAGGTTAATTTTGATGATTCCTGCACTGTGGGCTGTGTTTTTGGCAGCTGCTGGCAAACCACCTTTACCCCTAGTTGGGGTGATTATTTTAGGTACTCTAGCTACTAGTGCTGCCGGGTGTGTAGTCAATGATTTATGGGATCGGGACATAGATCCGCAAGTAGAGAGAACACGCGATCGCCCTCTGGCTTCCCGCGCTCTTTCCCTAAAAGTTGGTATTGTAGTTGGTATAGTTGCCCTAGCTTGTGCAGCAGTTCTCGCTTTCTATCTTAACCCCTTAAGCTTCTGGTTGTCTGTGGCCGCAGTACCCGTAATTTTACTTTATCCAGGAGCAAAACGGGTGTTCCCTGTACCGCAGTTGGTGCTTTCCATCGCTTGGGGTTTTGCGGTTTTGATTAGCTGGAGTGCAGTCACACAAAACATCTCCGCACCTACTTGGTCTCTGTGGGGTGCAACTGTTCTCTGGACATTAGGATTTGATACAATTTATGCAATGAGCGATCGCGAAGATGATCAGCGGATTGGTGTAAATTCCAGCGCCATCTTTTTTGGTAAATATGCTCCCACAGCCATTGGTATTTTCTTCGCTGGTACTATCATTCTCCTAGCAACAGAAGGCATTTTAATTAATCTCAATGCATTTTTCTGGATCAGCTTAATAATTGCTGCTTTTGGCTGGGTTTGGCAATTTATCCGCTTGCGAAACCCAGAATTACCCAACTCTGCTTATGGTGAAATGTTTCGTCAAAATGTCTGGATTGGGTTTTTCATCCTCGCAGGAATAATTATTGGTTCATTCTAA
- the proB gene encoding glutamate 5-kinase, whose protein sequence is MTKTIVVKIGTSSLTQPETGQLALSTIASLTETLCNLRHQGHNVILVSSGAVGVGCARLGLTERPKAIALKQAVAAVGQGRLMRIYDDLFTTLQQPIAQVLLTRADLVQRSRYLNAYNTFQELLGLGVIPIVNENDTVAVEELKFGDNDTLSALVASLVEADWLFLLTDVDKLYSADPRTVPDARPISLISNMKELAELQIQTGGQGSQWGTGGMVTKISAARIAIAAGVRTVITQGRFPHNIEKIIQGEAIGTHFAPQPEPTSARKRWIAYGLVPAGKLYLDDGAINAILQAGKSLLPAGIKAIEGEFENQEAVQLCDSNGNEIARGLVNYNSKELQKICGCHSRDIAGILGYVGVETVIHRDNLVLT, encoded by the coding sequence ATGACTAAAACAATAGTTGTTAAAATCGGTACTTCCAGCCTAACTCAACCAGAAACGGGACAATTAGCCCTTTCTACCATTGCCAGCTTGACAGAAACTCTATGCAATTTAAGACATCAAGGGCATAACGTAATTTTAGTTTCCTCTGGTGCTGTCGGGGTGGGTTGTGCGCGTCTGGGTTTAACAGAACGCCCGAAAGCGATCGCTCTCAAACAAGCAGTAGCAGCAGTGGGGCAGGGGCGGTTAATGCGTATTTATGATGATTTATTTACTACTCTTCAGCAACCCATAGCCCAAGTATTATTAACTAGAGCAGACTTAGTACAACGTAGCCGCTATCTTAATGCTTATAATACTTTTCAGGAATTGCTAGGACTGGGAGTAATTCCCATAGTCAATGAAAATGATACAGTAGCAGTAGAAGAATTAAAATTTGGTGATAATGACACCCTTTCCGCTTTAGTCGCCAGCTTAGTTGAGGCAGATTGGTTATTTTTACTGACAGACGTTGATAAATTATATTCAGCAGATCCCCGGACTGTACCCGATGCCCGTCCTATTTCTTTAATTAGTAACATGAAGGAATTGGCAGAATTACAAATTCAAACCGGGGGACAGGGTTCTCAGTGGGGTACTGGGGGAATGGTGACAAAAATATCCGCTGCCAGAATTGCGATCGCAGCTGGAGTGCGAACTGTCATTACTCAAGGGCGTTTTCCTCACAACATCGAAAAAATCATCCAAGGGGAAGCAATAGGAACGCATTTTGCACCCCAACCAGAACCAACATCAGCGAGAAAACGTTGGATAGCTTATGGTTTAGTTCCAGCAGGAAAATTATATTTAGATGATGGGGCGATAAATGCCATTTTGCAAGCTGGAAAATCCTTATTACCAGCAGGAATTAAAGCCATAGAAGGAGAATTTGAAAATCAAGAAGCGGTGCAATTATGTGATAGTAACGGTAACGAAATTGCCAGAGGATTAGTGAATTATAACAGTAAAGAATTACAAAAAATTTGTGGTTGTCATTCACGGGATATTGCCGGAATTTTGGGTTATGTAGGTGTAGAAACTGTGATTCATCGGGATAATTTGGTTTTAACTTGA